From one Gemmatimonadota bacterium genomic stretch:
- a CDS encoding FAD binding domain-containing protein — translation MLRLPRYRYHRPTALEEAQDAYLIHGPKAMFISGGTDLIPNLKHRLFEPEHLISLRGVASLKGISRLGDVLRIGATETLTATAAHPLVQRLFPALSEAAGAVAGPQLRNSGTIGGNVCLETRCTYYNQTEFWRNALGYCLKKDGDACHVTRVGRKCVAAHSADTPPVLACLDASVEIADRSGTRVVPVTEFFVADGIANTVRGPHDLVVSVHIPLRSASLRQGYAKLRQRRSIDFPLLTVAVSAEMTEDGADGGRVKKVTGVVTAMGSRPRLLTGWNRIARGNGLTDEVIDALAERAHRQCHPLTNIAVDVDWRRAMVPVFTRRALEAAKGRPPRSA, via the coding sequence ATGCTGAGGCTTCCTCGGTACCGCTATCACCGACCGACGGCTTTGGAGGAGGCGCAAGACGCCTACCTCATCCACGGACCGAAAGCCATGTTCATCAGCGGCGGCACGGACCTCATTCCCAACCTGAAGCACCGTCTGTTCGAGCCCGAACACCTGATCTCGTTGCGGGGCGTCGCTTCGCTGAAGGGAATCTCGCGGTTGGGCGACGTCTTGCGCATCGGGGCGACCGAGACTCTCACCGCCACGGCGGCCCATCCCTTGGTGCAGAGGCTCTTCCCCGCGCTTTCCGAGGCAGCGGGAGCGGTGGCCGGTCCGCAGCTTCGCAACTCCGGTACGATAGGCGGCAACGTCTGTCTCGAAACCCGCTGCACCTATTACAACCAGACCGAATTCTGGCGGAACGCCCTCGGCTACTGTCTGAAGAAGGACGGCGACGCCTGCCACGTCACGAGGGTCGGACGCAAGTGCGTGGCAGCGCATTCGGCCGACACTCCCCCGGTGCTCGCCTGCCTGGACGCCTCGGTGGAGATCGCCGATCGCTCCGGAACCAGGGTCGTGCCGGTCACCGAATTTTTCGTCGCCGACGGCATCGCCAACACCGTGCGAGGACCCCACGACCTGGTGGTCTCGGTGCACATTCCTCTGAGGTCGGCGAGTCTGCGCCAAGGGTACGCCAAGCTGCGGCAGCGTCGCTCCATCGACTTTCCGCTGCTCACGGTCGCGGTCTCGGCCGAGATGACCGAGGACGGCGCAGACGGCGGAAGGGTGAAGAAGGTAACCGGGGTGGTCACCGCTATGGGCTCCCGTCCGCGCCTGCTCACCGGCTGGAACCGGATCGCCCGAGGAAACGGACTGACCGACGAGGTGATCGACGCGCTGGCCGAGCGCGCCCACCGCCAGTGCCACCCCCTGACGAACATCGCCGTCGATGTCGACTGGCGACGCGCCATGGTCCCCGTCTTCACGAGACGGGCCTTGGAGGCGGCCAAGGGTCGGCCGCCCCGCAGTGCTTAG
- a CDS encoding insulinase family protein has protein sequence MNGTHVRRSATTLLAAHLVVGAAVLLAAPDKAAGRTVRSQELGELIPNDPAVLTGALDNGLTYFVRENDEPENRAELRLVVNAGSILEDDDQLGLAHFVEHMAFNGTRNFEKQALVDYLESIGMQFGPHINAYTSFDETVYMLRVPMDDPEVMATAMRILVDWASGLTFLPEEVDKERGVVVEEWRGRRGGNARVSDEQVPVIFHESRYANRLPIGSPDVVSSAPTETLLRFYRDWYRPDLMAVVAVGDFDGAEIEGMIRESFAGLRGPENPRPREEATVPIDHDPLTIVSTDPEVAFTQVSVLFKQPPQERGTVGAFRQGLVRSLYSAMLNERIEELTLEAEPPILGGGVSRGSFVRGVDASQFSAIVPEDGIERGLDALLTKVEGAARHGFTAPELEREKASLARRWEATLAEADNRSSAALAGRYVNVFLQGGTYPTVETEVAMVEEFLPGIDLEETNTFAQDWLSEAGRVITVAGPEKEGLDTPDEEAVNAVFAAVAQKDIAPYVAEELSSELLPVVPAGSAVVSEEVIEEVGVTVWELENGVRVVLKPTDFREDQVVFSATSPGGVSLSTDEDFVSATVADQAVSSGGAGEFDRISLNRMLADKQANVAMSIGGLTEGVSGTASPQDLETAFQLIYLGFTEPRRDETAFDALKAQMAMMMNMALTPQMVMLDTLANVLAQGHPRAPSLGTMLGAMADADLDVAMDFYRERFADASDFTFYFVGSFSTAEMRPLVETYLGALPDLGREETWVDHGIDPPQGVIEKVVYKGLEPQSQTMIVFTGDGEYSRKEELTLSNLASVLDIRLRELLREDLGGTYGVSVSSSLSIRPDEEYAVNIQYGSDPERAEELSAVVFEEIERIRREGPDAETVAKVRETQRRDKETNLRRNGYWRSQLLTYESRGFDIRDIPSYGFIESWTAEEVRAAAVKYLREDQFVKVVLLPEEGEG, from the coding sequence ATGAACGGAACCCATGTACGACGAAGCGCGACCACGCTCCTCGCTGCCCATCTTGTCGTTGGCGCAGCCGTACTGCTTGCGGCTCCCGACAAGGCCGCCGGGCGCACCGTCCGAAGCCAGGAGCTCGGCGAGCTCATCCCCAACGACCCCGCCGTCCTGACCGGAGCCCTCGACAACGGCCTCACCTATTTCGTCCGCGAGAACGACGAACCCGAGAACCGCGCTGAGCTGCGCCTGGTCGTGAACGCCGGCTCGATCCTGGAGGACGACGACCAGTTGGGTCTCGCGCACTTCGTCGAGCACATGGCCTTCAACGGCACCCGCAACTTCGAGAAGCAGGCGCTGGTCGACTACCTGGAGTCGATCGGGATGCAGTTCGGTCCCCACATCAACGCCTATACGAGCTTCGACGAGACCGTCTACATGCTGCGCGTGCCCATGGACGACCCCGAGGTGATGGCCACAGCCATGAGAATCCTGGTGGATTGGGCGAGCGGCCTGACCTTCCTTCCCGAGGAGGTGGACAAGGAGCGCGGGGTAGTCGTGGAGGAGTGGCGAGGAAGACGCGGCGGGAACGCGCGGGTGTCGGACGAGCAGGTGCCAGTCATCTTCCACGAGTCGCGGTACGCGAATCGCCTGCCCATCGGAAGTCCCGACGTGGTCAGCTCCGCGCCGACCGAGACCTTGCTTCGCTTCTACCGGGACTGGTACCGCCCCGACCTCATGGCGGTGGTGGCCGTGGGCGATTTCGACGGCGCGGAGATCGAGGGAATGATCAGGGAGAGCTTTGCCGGTCTCCGGGGCCCAGAGAATCCGCGGCCACGCGAGGAGGCGACGGTTCCCATCGACCACGACCCGCTCACAATCGTCTCCACCGATCCCGAGGTGGCGTTCACCCAGGTGTCCGTTCTCTTCAAGCAGCCGCCGCAGGAGCGTGGTACCGTGGGCGCCTTCAGGCAGGGTCTGGTGCGTTCCCTCTACTCGGCGATGCTCAACGAACGGATAGAGGAGCTCACTCTCGAGGCCGAACCACCCATCCTGGGCGGCGGCGTCTCTCGCGGCTCCTTCGTCCGAGGGGTGGACGCGTCGCAGTTCAGCGCGATCGTACCGGAAGACGGGATCGAGCGCGGACTCGATGCCTTGCTGACCAAGGTGGAGGGAGCGGCGCGCCACGGCTTCACCGCTCCCGAGCTCGAGCGCGAGAAGGCGTCCTTGGCCAGACGCTGGGAGGCCACCCTCGCGGAAGCCGACAACCGGAGTTCGGCCGCGCTCGCCGGTCGCTACGTCAACGTCTTCCTCCAAGGCGGAACCTACCCGACGGTCGAGACCGAGGTGGCGATGGTGGAAGAGTTTCTCCCCGGCATCGACCTGGAGGAGACGAACACGTTCGCGCAGGATTGGCTGAGCGAGGCGGGGCGCGTGATCACGGTCGCCGGACCCGAAAAGGAGGGGCTCGACACCCCGGACGAGGAAGCCGTGAACGCCGTCTTCGCGGCGGTGGCCCAAAAGGATATCGCACCCTACGTGGCGGAAGAGCTCTCGTCCGAGCTTCTCCCCGTAGTCCCTGCAGGCTCTGCGGTCGTCTCGGAGGAGGTGATCGAGGAGGTCGGAGTGACGGTCTGGGAGCTCGAAAACGGCGTTCGCGTCGTCCTCAAGCCTACCGATTTCCGTGAAGATCAGGTGGTCTTCTCCGCTACGAGCCCCGGCGGGGTGTCGCTCTCGACCGACGAAGATTTCGTCAGCGCCACGGTTGCGGACCAGGCGGTGAGCAGCGGAGGAGCCGGGGAGTTCGACCGGATCTCCCTCAACCGAATGCTGGCCGACAAGCAGGCGAACGTGGCCATGAGCATCGGAGGGCTTACCGAGGGCGTCAGCGGCACGGCGTCGCCGCAGGACCTCGAGACCGCCTTCCAGCTCATCTATCTGGGCTTCACCGAGCCTCGCAGGGACGAGACCGCGTTCGACGCGCTCAAGGCGCAGATGGCCATGATGATGAATATGGCGTTGACGCCTCAGATGGTCATGCTGGACACCCTCGCAAACGTCCTGGCTCAGGGCCATCCGCGCGCGCCCTCCCTTGGGACGATGCTCGGAGCGATGGCGGACGCGGACCTCGATGTGGCCATGGATTTCTACCGGGAAAGGTTCGCCGACGCCTCCGACTTCACCTTCTACTTCGTGGGAAGCTTCTCGACGGCAGAGATGCGACCGCTGGTCGAGACCTACCTGGGCGCACTGCCTGACCTCGGCCGTGAGGAGACCTGGGTGGACCACGGCATCGACCCGCCTCAAGGGGTGATCGAGAAGGTGGTGTACAAAGGGTTGGAGCCGCAGAGCCAGACGATGATCGTCTTCACAGGTGACGGCGAGTACTCGCGCAAGGAAGAGCTCACGTTGAGCAACCTGGCGTCAGTGCTCGATATCCGCTTGCGCGAGCTGTTGCGTGAAGACCTTGGAGGCACCTATGGCGTGAGCGTCAGCTCGTCGCTCAGTATTCGACCGGACGAGGAGTACGCGGTCAATATCCAGTACGGTTCGGATCCCGAGCGGGCCGAGGAGCTGAGCGCGGTGGTCTTCGAGGAGATCGAGCGCATCAGGCGGGAAGGTCCGGACGCCGAGACGGTGGCCAAGGTGCGGGAAACCCAGAGACGCGACAAGGAGACCAACCTGCGACGGAACGGGTACTGGCGAAGCCAGCTTCTGACCTACGAGAGCCGGGGGTTCGACATACGCGACATCCCGTCGTACGGCTTTATCGAGAGCTGGACCGCCGAGGAGGTGCGCGCCGCCGCCGTCAAGTATCTGCGCGAAGACCAGTTCGTGAAGGTGGTGTTGCTGCCCGAAGAGGGCGAGGGCTAA
- a CDS encoding ATP-binding cassette domain-containing protein has protein sequence MHGVLGENGAGKSTLLGVLGGMVAPDAGEVEVDGIRGRPRSPVEARKRGIGFVHQNFRLVERMTLIDNFALASPLPSLRLPISQVTARVRELMQLTEWRLPLSSRVEDLSIGDRQRTEILKALIAHPRILILDEPTAVLVPTEIRSLFALLRKLAGNGLAIALVAHKLDEVMAVADRFTVLRHGRTVLETAPSADVPGRVGRAELADAMVGHLGETGVAAGIEPVARVATDDHTPEVPPAAFGSAASEQVSGTGVSSRAASLPAVASCRSVSVRGRTGEQALNGVSLEIGRGEIVGVVGVEGNGQRELAQVMAGRLAPDSGELALPAEVGYIPQDRSREGIAAGLDLVENIALHRQSVAGAVLRWGELRDETRSLIREFGVQTENERSAAGSLSGGNQQRLLAARELGREVDLIVAANPTRGLDFRSTAFVHRTLERLVRGVVPPGVLLITTDLDEAAALSHRAFAMVRGRLVPTSGSEVGRGELGRLMVSGAGKPESEPMPSRLG, from the coding sequence GTGCACGGTGTACTGGGCGAGAACGGGGCCGGCAAGAGCACCCTGCTTGGTGTGCTCGGCGGCATGGTCGCCCCGGATGCGGGCGAGGTCGAGGTGGACGGGATTCGTGGTCGACCGAGGTCCCCGGTGGAGGCGCGGAAGCGAGGGATCGGCTTCGTGCACCAGAATTTCCGCCTGGTAGAGCGCATGACGCTGATCGACAACTTCGCGCTGGCGAGTCCCCTGCCCAGCCTGCGGCTCCCGATCTCGCAGGTGACGGCTAGGGTCCGCGAGCTCATGCAACTGACCGAGTGGAGATTGCCCCTCTCCAGCCGAGTCGAGGACCTGAGCATAGGAGATCGGCAGCGCACCGAGATCCTCAAGGCCCTCATAGCCCATCCCCGCATCCTGATTCTCGACGAACCCACCGCAGTGCTGGTTCCGACGGAAATCCGGTCTCTCTTCGCGCTGCTCCGCAAACTGGCCGGCAACGGGCTCGCCATCGCCCTCGTCGCTCACAAGCTCGACGAGGTCATGGCCGTCGCCGATCGCTTCACCGTCCTCAGGCATGGGCGAACGGTGCTGGAGACGGCCCCCTCGGCAGACGTGCCGGGCCGGGTCGGTCGCGCCGAACTGGCGGACGCCATGGTGGGACATCTCGGCGAAACCGGTGTCGCGGCGGGGATCGAACCAGTAGCCCGAGTCGCGACCGATGATCACACGCCCGAGGTGCCGCCCGCCGCGTTTGGAAGCGCCGCTTCCGAACAGGTGTCGGGCACCGGGGTGTCCTCACGCGCGGCGTCCCTGCCCGCGGTCGCTTCCTGCCGCTCGGTCTCGGTGCGAGGCCGGACGGGCGAGCAGGCCCTGAACGGCGTTTCGCTCGAAATCGGACGTGGTGAGATCGTGGGTGTGGTGGGAGTCGAGGGGAACGGTCAGCGGGAGCTGGCGCAGGTGATGGCCGGCAGGTTGGCACCCGACTCGGGGGAGCTGGCCTTGCCCGCCGAGGTAGGCTACATACCGCAAGACCGGAGTCGCGAGGGGATCGCCGCAGGACTCGATCTCGTCGAGAACATCGCTCTTCATCGGCAGAGCGTCGCGGGCGCCGTGCTCAGGTGGGGCGAGCTGAGGGACGAGACCCGGTCGTTGATAAGAGAGTTCGGCGTGCAGACGGAAAACGAACGCTCTGCGGCAGGTTCGCTTTCGGGCGGCAATCAGCAGAGGCTCCTGGCGGCCCGCGAGCTGGGCAGAGAGGTTGACCTGATCGTCGCCGCCAACCCGACCCGAGGGCTGGATTTCCGCTCGACCGCCTTCGTCCACCGCACGCTCGAACGCTTGGTTCGTGGGGTTGTTCCGCCGGGCGTCCTTCTGATCACGACCGACCTCGACGAGGCGGCCGCCCTCTCGCACCGCGCCTTCGCCATGGTACGGGGCAGGTTGGTGCCGACTTCGGGGAGCGAGGTCGGACGCGGTGAGCTCGGCCGTCTCATGGTCAGCGGTGCCGGCAAACCGGAATCCGAACCGATGCCTAGCCGGTTAGGTTAA